The genomic DNA GAAAATGACATAAGCGAAGTAATGGCCAGTGCTGTCCATCTGAGGAATACTGCAATCGTAACGCATCTTTCTTACGGGTCAGACGCAGCCAGAATTCCTTCGGATCCCCAGGAAAGAGTCCTGTGGCCCAGTCCGAATTTCCCCGCGTGAGTACACTCCCGATTGCAGGTGCTCCATCGTTAAATTCGATGCCAGCTTTGAGCCAGTGCTGTTCGTCAGAGAGCATCATAATTCCGGCCTGGTCATAGAGTGTGGTGAAGTCTGCGCGGATCCTGACCTGAAAAGTAAAATCACCTGTTACATCAGTAGCGTAGATGTGGCCGGTAAAACGCTCAAACCCGTACCAGGTACGGCACCAGAAATCAGTATGCTCATCTGTGATTACCGACAGGGCGTTATTTTCGTAGCACCATACGGCGGGCTCATTGATCCATTCAAACCTGCAACTCATCATTGTTCTCCTGTCATGCGGAACGCAGCATAACGATAGTTTAAAATGTCAGTTCCATTTCAAACTGGCATAACGGTTCAGCCTGATAACCCGCCGCAGTAAATAATGGTGCCAGCGTTTCTGGGATCGCGGCTGATGTACCTATGCCAGGCCATCTGGCATTGATTTTCTTAAGCATTGTTTTAGCCCGTCCCTGGTAACGATACGCCGGTTCCACAAACAAACAGCGGAGCTGAGGTTGTCCCATGAACTCGGCGACAGCACACCATGCATGTTCGTTATCCCTGAGGATGTCGCAGGGAATAGACAAGAGCTGCAGGGGACTGGCCAGCCAGGGAAGATCATCATCTGGTGCAGACCAGACGGTATGCAGGAAGTCATCAACAGACTTGGATTCCATAGCCCCTGAAGATATTTCCAGTTGAGACTGTGGATCTCCCCGGTATTTGCACAGATGTCGGCGAACCTGAAAACCGAGCGCGTGATAGAGAGCGATGGCCCGGGTATTTTCGCGCATCACTTCCAGCCTCACGCTGGAAAACTTTTTCTCTTTTAAGGAGGTAAACAGAGGAGTAATCATCTGTTTTGCCAGTCCCTGGCTCCGGTACTCGGGTAACACACCAAATGCGGCCAGACGCGCTTTGTCCATTCTGCGGGTTACGATGGCTATTGCCGCCGGGTTATCATTGACCAGCCAGACAAACGAGTCTTCAAGACTGAGTCCTTCGGAAATGAAACGTAAGGCAAATATTTCTGGTGGCAACGCAAACGGTGTCAATGATTCACTAAAGCTGTCTGCAAGAATACGGCTCAACTCCGTAATGCTGCATTCAAGGGCTGATACCGGAATAACGGTCATAGATAAAGCTCTCCATTGCGGTTACCGGGAGCTACAGGGGGAAAATATGCTCCCTGTTTTCTCAGACAGTGAAGCTGATTTCTACAGAGCGGGCACTGCGATCACCCTCACCATGGTAAACAGCTTCGATGTTGTTAGCGTCCGGATCCAGAACAAAAGCGGCATAGTATCCGGGATGATAGGTTCGTTCGGCAGGTGCGCCGTTATCACGTCCGCCATGATTTAGTGCTGCATGGTAAAACGCGTTCACCGATTCACGGTCTGTGGCCTGAAAGGCCAGATGGTGCCGTCCTGTAGGCACCCCTCCAGACTCCGAACTTTTTACGGACGAAATGACCAGTTCGTCAGCCCAGATATAATCGTCATCGGTGATAACCACGGGGATCTTAAGTTCCGCCAGAACAGCAGTGTAAAACGCTTTGCTTGCGTCAAAGTTGTTTACCACGAGCTGGATATGGTCGATAAGTCTGCCACGATGTAGCGTATAGTTATCCATGGTTCATTTCCTTATTCAGATTCTGTCAGTCAGGTCTGTACCTGTGAAACTCAACAGATGCACAACTCTACGTTATGCTTGTGTTGTTGAAAAAAAGTACGTTAAGTTTTGTGCGCTGCACCCGACAGGTATCAGAAAATCATTCCAGATTTGGTCTTGTACAGGAATTGCTATTCGCTTATGACCAGGCTCTCAATTGCCAGTTGAAAGATAAATAGCAGGGATGAGATAAGAGCAAGCCATTTTACGGGGCGTAGTTTACGTTCAGGTATAGAGAGCGTGTGGAGTATGGCATGACGCTTCATTTTATTTAGTGGCATGCTGCCTCCTGAAAAAGAGCCGCCTGCTCAGGCTGCTAAACAATGAAAAAAGAATTATTCCACAAACAGGGCACTTATGAGCAAGGTTAGTTGCCATGGAGCTAACGTAACGGTTAAGGCGGTAAGAACAAGCCACAAGCGGCTAAACGTTTTCCTTCCGAGTTGACAGTTTCCTGCTGGGGAGCTGTTCGTTTGTTAGCCAGAACAGGTTAACGAATAAAATCAGTATATCCATATTAAATAAATGGTTGTTTAGCGTTTATTTAAATAATGCCATTCGAATAATACACACTCAAATAATAAACAATGTGGAACTATCCAGTACCGCTAATTGATAGGCGCTCATGAGAACTGGAGAGATAATTGCTTCTGATGAGCCATAAATGCAATTACATCCCGGTCAGGGAATTCCCGGGTTTAAGTAGCGTGATTAACCACCATAAATATTGATTGAACTCATTTACCCGATTAGCGCCATTTTGATAGTCTCGACTTATCTCGTTGACTATCTATAGGATTTTTGCGTTGGAAATCTTTTTTTAACCCACTGAAAAATATCTCTTAAATATTTTTCATACATAAAAATTTATGGTCCGTTCAGTACGGATCCGATTTTGTATGGGTTAAAAAAGGTACGTTATGAAAGTTACATGGACCGTCACGCCTGTGGGGTATCAGCGCATCGCGAAGCGATGCCCTTCATGCAACATTAAACGGGACTTCACGCCATCAGGTGCATTTCGGATTAATTCGCAAAAGAAGGTGCTGGACGTGTGGAGTATCTATAAATGCACACACTGTGATTACACCTGGAATATTTCCCTGTTTTCTCGTCTGCACGTCAGCAAAATTGACCGCCAGCTTTATCATCGGCTGATGAGCAACGATGCCGCCACGGTTCAACATTTTGCCTGTGATATCGCGACGCTGAAGCGGAACAACGCCGAGCTATCGGGTCGGCCTGATTTTACCGTTCAGGAGCGCTGGCCGGTAAGCATCACTGCCCACCAGCGGGTCCGCGTTAGTGTCAGGATTTCCCGTTCATTTCAGGTCAGCTTGTTGTCGATTTTGAAGCAGCAGCTCATGCTGAGCGCTGGTGAAATTCAGAGAAGGGTTGCAGCAGGGCATATAAGTGGCGTTACGCTGAAGTTGCTTAAATCGAGAAAGCTGAAGGCCGCGGAATATAAATTCCAGCTGTCTGCGGAAACGCTGTTCGCACGGCGCAAGATCGTTCTGACGCGTCGTTAAAAATAAGAGTCTCACCCCAGGGTTACCTGCGCCAGTATGGTAACGGCTTAAGGGATTAATGGGCATACCAGGGAAAGGTGAGCCTCTGCTTTTCATGCCCCGAGCCAAGAACCGGCTCGGGCAGGAGTGATAAAAATATCGTGCGGAGGGTATGAGCGTCCGTCTGGCGTGTATTGGTGTGGGGAGCCAAGAGTGAGGCGGCCTGGTTTACCTGGCCGCGGGCATAGGGAGGGAGCAGCGTAAATGACGATTGCTTAACCGCTAGCTCAAAATGATTCTCGCAGCAGCCGGGGACTATCGACCAAAACTTTCTCACGGTGGCTTTCGCCGTTAATAATGTGCAGCGTACTTAAGCGCCCAATCTCATAGTGCGGAAGCTGGACCGTGGATAGCGGAGGTAAAAACAAATTACCGATCCCTACGAGGTTGTCGTACCCAAGAACCGCAATATCCTGTGGGATGCGGATCCCTCGCGTCAACAGCGTCTGATAGACCATAAACGCAATGCGGTCATTACCACAGATCACCGAATCAAACTGCGGCTGCCCCCGCTCCAGATACGCCAGCAAAATGTCAGGAATATCACGGTAGTGCTCATCGCCATACTGCATATAGCAGTGCTCAAGCGTATCGGGATTGATATTGGCTTCCCGGCAGGCGCGGTCCAGCCCCTTACGGCGGCGAAGCGTCGCCAGATGATTGACAGGTAAATGCAGGCAAAGGGGGCGGCGGTATCCCGCCGCTAACAGCGCCTGTACAGCGGTATACTGCCCTTGTTCATCGTCAGGAATATAGCTGGCAACCGGTTCTCCCGTGTTCTCGCAGTTGGCCAGCACGCAGGGGTGCTCCAGTAATCTGGGCGAGATGTTCACCTCGCGCAGTCCCATGGTGGTGAAAATGATCCCCCCGGGCCGGTGCGCGAGCAGCAGGTCGACAATATCGTCAGGATTATCATCGGTAAACATGTTAACCACGAAGCTATTCCAGCCATACGCGCGGGCCGTTTCCTCGATAGACAGCGTTATCTCAACCGAAAACGGGGTAGTGACGGTATCCAGCGCAAGCACGCCAATCGTTTTATTCCTGGAGCCGACGCGACGAACCTGCCGGGCAGAGAGGTCCGGCACATAGTTTAGCTGTAAGATAGCCTCCTGCACCCTGGACAGGGTTTCAGGCTTCACGCGTTTCGGATCGTTAAGCACCCGCGACACGGTCATTAGCGATACGTTGGCCACTCTGGCCACATCTTTTAAAGACGCCATAGCCTTCCATTAATCAAACTAAGTATCCAATCCTGATTTGCACGCAATCCACCGCTTAGCGGGCTGTGAGCACCTGTAAAAATTCTATTCTAGGCGTTGAACCCCGGGGAGTTGCAAGCCACGAAAATAAATTTGATCTTGATCTCAATGCATATATGTTAACGTTAACTTTTGTGATTAACATCGAATATCAACGCGAAATCAAGTGTAGAACAAAAATGTTAACGTTACCATCTCAGCATATCATTCCTCTGAGATTACGTTGATGAAAAAAAGGCCTTCCCAAAGCTATCTGCTGCTTAGCGCTCTGCTGTTCTTTTTCTTTGTGACCTGGTCCTCATCAAGCTCACTCCTTTCCATCTGGCTGCATCAGGAAGTGGGGCTGAAAGCGTCGGAAACCGGCATTATCTTTTCCGTGTTATCCGTATCCGCGCTCTTCGCTCAGGTTTGCTACGGCTTTATTCAGGACCGGCTTGGCCTGCGTAAACATTTGCTCTGGTGCATTACGGCGCTGCTCATTCTCTCCGGCCCCGCCTACCTGCTTTTTAGCTATTTGCTGAGCATTAATATTCTGCTGGGCAGCGTATTCGGCGGCTTGTTTATCGGGCTGACCTTTAACGGCGGCATCGGCGTTCTGGAGTCCTATACCGAGCGCGTTGCGCGGCAGAGTACCTTTGAGTTTGGTCGGGCCCGCATGTGGGGGTCGCTGGGCTGGGCTGTCGCCACGTTTTTTGCCGGGCTGCTGTTTAATATCAACCCTGACCTTAACTTTCTGGTGGCCTCTTGCTCAGGGGTCATCTTCTTCTGCCTGCTGGCCCGCTTAAAGATCGCGGCTCCGGCAAGCATGGAAAAGCTTGAGATAGGCGCTAAAAAGGTCTCCCTGGATGATGCCCTGCGTCTGCTCACTCTGCCGCGCTTCTGGGCGCTAATATTCTTCGTGGTCGGCACCTGTATTTACGGCGTCTACGATCAGCAATTCCCGGTCTACTTCTCTTCACAGTTCCCGACGCTGAAAGAAGGCAACGAGATGTTCGGCTACCTGAACTCCTTCCAGGTCTTTCTGGAGGCCGCGGGCATGTTTTGCGCGCCCTGGCTGGTTAACCGCGTTGGCGCCAAAAATGGCCTGATATTCGCAGGGATGGTAATGGCGCTGCGCATGATCGCTTCCGGGCTGGTGGAAGGGCCACTGCTCATTTCGATTACCAAGCTGCTCCACGCCGTCGAACTGCCGATACTGCTGGTCGCCATTTTTAAATACAACAGCCTGAACTTCGACAAGCGCCTGTCCTCCACCATTTATCTGGTGGGATTCGCCTGCACCAGCTCAATTATTGGCACCGTATTATCCCCGCTGGCGGGCTTTAGCTATGAGAAGTTTGGCTTCGCCCAGTCCTATCTGATCATGGGCATTATGGTGTTCTGCACCACGTTTATTTCCATTTTCCTATTGCGCTCAAATAAGTCCTCATCTGAGCCAACCTTTCTGCAGCAAAAAGCTGTGTAATGTACCGAGAGTAAAGACGATGACATCCTTATTAGAACTGGCTGAACGGACGCTTGAAAAAGCACAATCCGCTATTAATTCGCGCTGGTATCCGCGCTATCACCTTGCCGCTCGCGCAGGCTGGATGAACGATCCTAACGGCCTGGTATGGTTTGACGGTTGGTATCACGCGTTTTATCAACATCACCCTTATTCCCCTGAATGGGGGCCGATGCACTGGGGGCATGCCCGCAGCAAGGATCTGGTGCACTGGGAACATCTGTCGGTCGCGCTGGCTCCCGAAGGCCCGGCGGATAAAGACGGCTGCTTCTCCGGCTCCGCCGTGGTGGACGGCGATACCCTGGCGCTGATTTATACCGGACATAAGTTTCACGGTTCGCCAGACACCGACGACAATCTCTACCAGGTGCAGTGTCTGGCAACCAGCCGTGACGGCATCCATTTTGAACGGCATGGCCTGGTGATTGATACCCCGCCAGGGCTGCACCATTTTCGCGATCCGAAGGTGTGGCGCGAAGGTGAGTTCTGGTACATGGTTGTCGGTTCCCGCGTGGAGAATACCGGCCAGGTGCGCCTGTACCGCTCCACCGATCTCCGCGAATGGCACGACGAAGGCGTGTTTGCCGAGGCCGAAGACGGCAAGGGTTTTATGTGGGAATGCCCGGATTTCTTTACCCTGGGAGGGAAGCGCGTCCTGATGTTCTCCCCACAGGGCATGGCGGCGGAAGGGTATCACCATCGCAACCTCTTCCAGAGTGGCTACCTGCTCGGGGAGTGGCAGCCAGGCCAACCGTTTAGCCATAACGGACAGTTTATTGAGCTGGACCACGGCCACGACTTTTATGCTCCGCAAAGTTTCCTGACCCCGGATGGTCGCCGCATCGTCATCGGCTGGCTGGATATGTGGGAATCGCCGATGCCAGAACGGCAGGATGGCTGGGCCGGTATGCTCTCTCTGCCGCGCGAATTAAGCCTTACCGACGATCGTCGTCTGAGGATGAAGCCCGCCGAGGAGGTCACCGCCCTGCGCGGCAGCTATTATCCGATGCCGGTTCGCTGCCTGAATAATCAGCAAGTCCCCGTCGCGGCAGATGCCGAAGCGGTCGAAGTGCAGCTGGTATGGGATCTGAGCGCCTCTACGGCCGAACGGTTTGGCATGGCATTGGGCGACGGGCTGAGAATATATGTCGACGATCAGGCGAGGCGTCTGGTGCTGGAGCGTCGCTATCCGGAGTATTCGCTTGAAGGCACGCGCAGCATTCCGCTGCCAGCGGATAACCTACTGTCACTGCGCATCTTTATTGACCGCTCATCAGTGGAGGTTTTTGTTAACGATGGCGAAGCTTGCTTAAGCAGCCGAATTTATCCGCAGCCGGGCCAGCGCGATATTTCACTGTTTGCCAGTCATGGCGCCGCCTCATTACATGACGCCGGATACTGGTCTCTGGAGAGATAATTTCGCCGGGATCGGCTTTGCTTCTTACCCTATGAGATTTTTATTTCTGCCAGTCTCTGGCTGGCATTTTATTATCTGGAATAATGAGAGAGCGAAATGGATAAAATATTAACGCCTCACTGTCGCATTAAAGCAATAAATAAAAATATATTCGCTTCTGGAAAACAAACGTTGGCATTGATGCTGTCATTATCCGCATTTTCTGCCGTCGCTGAAGAAACCAACGGCCAGCCAGGAAGCTATACGGGCAGCTATCAAAGCTATTTCCAGGATGAACCTGACGTTCAGGAAAAGCCTTCATCGCCTGTAAAAAAGGGAAATGCGCAATCGTCCCTTAGTGCTTCTTCGTCCCCTGTTGCTGCGGGAGCAGCGGCTGAATCTATGAAGTCGACAACGCTACCCGAGGTAACGCAGAGTAAATCAGCCGGGGTAACAAAAAATCGTAAAGCGGATAATCCTGAGGACGTCAGCCTACTGCGCTTAAGGCAGGAAGATCCGCCCGTTCACTGGAACAGTATCGGCCGTAACATGGAGGCTGGCGGCCTGCACGGCAACATCGGCACGCAAATAGAAATTGACGATGTGCGCTGGAGTAATAATAAGAAAAATAGCGGTAAATTCAAACTCGCTACCATTCAGGCATTTTTAAGACACGATGAGCTGCCCAACTGGTATTTTGGCTTCTGGAACGCGAGGGAAGACAGCTATAAAGGTCAATTCAGCAATCAGGACTACGGCGGCACCAATACGATCAATGAGTTTTTTGTTGGCCATATCTTTGAAACCTGGCGGGGTAATATCGGGACGGAAGTTATGGTCGGCTCCGAAACGGCAACTAAACGCTGGAAAAACCGCTTCAAAGTCTGGCAGGACATCCGCCTGACCAACAAATGGAGCCTGGCCGGGTACGCTTACGGCGAATTCCAGCCCCAGGGGAATGAGCCGGGAAATGGCGATCTTGAACAGTACATTTTCGAAATTGAGCCAGCCATTCAATACCGCGTGAATCCGGATCTCGGCCTGTATTTACGACCATATTATTACTATAACCGTCAGGAGCGTCAAAGCTGGGGCGATATTGTTGAAGAAGAATGGAAAATCACCGCTGGGCTGTGGCGCAACTGGTATCCGCTGTTAACCTCCCTGTATTTTGGCGTCGGGCAGGACAAAATAGATAATGCCAGCAATGCCAAAGAAGTTTTTTATGACGGCCGATATAAATTTATTGGCGGCAC from Enterobacter ludwigii includes the following:
- a CDS encoding glycoside hydrolase family 32 protein codes for the protein MTSLLELAERTLEKAQSAINSRWYPRYHLAARAGWMNDPNGLVWFDGWYHAFYQHHPYSPEWGPMHWGHARSKDLVHWEHLSVALAPEGPADKDGCFSGSAVVDGDTLALIYTGHKFHGSPDTDDNLYQVQCLATSRDGIHFERHGLVIDTPPGLHHFRDPKVWREGEFWYMVVGSRVENTGQVRLYRSTDLREWHDEGVFAEAEDGKGFMWECPDFFTLGGKRVLMFSPQGMAAEGYHHRNLFQSGYLLGEWQPGQPFSHNGQFIELDHGHDFYAPQSFLTPDGRRIVIGWLDMWESPMPERQDGWAGMLSLPRELSLTDDRRLRMKPAEEVTALRGSYYPMPVRCLNNQQVPVAADAEAVEVQLVWDLSASTAERFGMALGDGLRIYVDDQARRLVLERRYPEYSLEGTRSIPLPADNLLSLRIFIDRSSVEVFVNDGEACLSSRIYPQPGQRDISLFASHGAASLHDAGYWSLER
- a CDS encoding MFS transporter encodes the protein MMKKRPSQSYLLLSALLFFFFVTWSSSSSLLSIWLHQEVGLKASETGIIFSVLSVSALFAQVCYGFIQDRLGLRKHLLWCITALLILSGPAYLLFSYLLSINILLGSVFGGLFIGLTFNGGIGVLESYTERVARQSTFEFGRARMWGSLGWAVATFFAGLLFNINPDLNFLVASCSGVIFFCLLARLKIAAPASMEKLEIGAKKVSLDDALRLLTLPRFWALIFFVVGTCIYGVYDQQFPVYFSSQFPTLKEGNEMFGYLNSFQVFLEAAGMFCAPWLVNRVGAKNGLIFAGMVMALRMIASGLVEGPLLISITKLLHAVELPILLVAIFKYNSLNFDKRLSSTIYLVGFACTSSIIGTVLSPLAGFSYEKFGFAQSYLIMGIMVFCTTFISIFLLRSNKSSSEPTFLQQKAV
- a CDS encoding DUF1349 domain-containing protein — protein: MSCRFEWINEPAVWCYENNALSVITDEHTDFWCRTWYGFERFTGHIYATDVTGDFTFQVRIRADFTTLYDQAGIMMLSDEQHWLKAGIEFNDGAPAIGSVLTRGNSDWATGLFPGDPKEFWLRLTRKKDALRLQYSSDGQHWPLLRLCHFPTGPVKTGVMCCTPQRQGLEVEFLDLRLTPAMDKELHDLS
- a CDS encoding GNAT family N-acetyltransferase: MTVIPVSALECSITELSRILADSFSESLTPFALPPEIFALRFISEGLSLEDSFVWLVNDNPAAIAIVTRRMDKARLAAFGVLPEYRSQGLAKQMITPLFTSLKEKKFSSVRLEVMRENTRAIALYHALGFQVRRHLCKYRGDPQSQLEISSGAMESKSVDDFLHTVWSAPDDDLPWLASPLQLLSIPCDILRDNEHAWCAVAEFMGQPQLRCLFVEPAYRYQGRAKTMLKKINARWPGIGTSAAIPETLAPLFTAAGYQAEPLCQFEMELTF
- a CDS encoding VOC family protein translates to MDNYTLHRGRLIDHIQLVVNNFDASKAFYTAVLAELKIPVVITDDDYIWADELVISSVKSSESGGVPTGRHHLAFQATDRESVNAFYHAALNHGGRDNGAPAERTYHPGYYAAFVLDPDANNIEAVYHGEGDRSARSVEISFTV
- a CDS encoding LacI family DNA-binding transcriptional regulator; its protein translation is MASLKDVARVANVSLMTVSRVLNDPKRVKPETLSRVQEAILQLNYVPDLSARQVRRVGSRNKTIGVLALDTVTTPFSVEITLSIEETARAYGWNSFVVNMFTDDNPDDIVDLLLAHRPGGIIFTTMGLREVNISPRLLEHPCVLANCENTGEPVASYIPDDEQGQYTAVQALLAAGYRRPLCLHLPVNHLATLRRRKGLDRACREANINPDTLEHCYMQYGDEHYRDIPDILLAYLERGQPQFDSVICGNDRIAFMVYQTLLTRGIRIPQDIAVLGYDNLVGIGNLFLPPLSTVQLPHYEIGRLSTLHIINGESHREKVLVDSPRLLRESF
- a CDS encoding DUF1062 domain-containing protein, yielding MKVTWTVTPVGYQRIAKRCPSCNIKRDFTPSGAFRINSQKKVLDVWSIYKCTHCDYTWNISLFSRLHVSKIDRQLYHRLMSNDAATVQHFACDIATLKRNNAELSGRPDFTVQERWPVSITAHQRVRVSVRISRSFQVSLLSILKQQLMLSAGEIQRRVAAGHISGVTLKLLKSRKLKAAEYKFQLSAETLFARRKIVLTRR
- a CDS encoding OmpG porin family protein, with translation MDKILTPHCRIKAINKNIFASGKQTLALMLSLSAFSAVAEETNGQPGSYTGSYQSYFQDEPDVQEKPSSPVKKGNAQSSLSASSSPVAAGAAAESMKSTTLPEVTQSKSAGVTKNRKADNPEDVSLLRLRQEDPPVHWNSIGRNMEAGGLHGNIGTQIEIDDVRWSNNKKNSGKFKLATIQAFLRHDELPNWYFGFWNAREDSYKGQFSNQDYGGTNTINEFFVGHIFETWRGNIGTEVMVGSETATKRWKNRFKVWQDIRLTNKWSLAGYAYGEFQPQGNEPGNGDLEQYIFEIEPAIQYRVNPDLGLYLRPYYYYNRQERQSWGDIVEEEWKITAGLWRNWYPLLTSLYFGVGQDKIDNASNAKEVFYDGRYKFIGGTLSYPIYGEVRLYGEFKAQFTKETGLWTSTGHSWNPFTVVGVNYNF